A single region of the ANME-2 cluster archaeon genome encodes:
- a CDS encoding formate--phosphoribosylaminoimidazolecarboxamide ligase, translated as MSPVIANILSGYDRDNLTIATVTSHTSLQIFDGARKEGLKTIGICIGKPPKFYDAFPLAKPDEFLVVDNYANILDVAPELAAKNAIVIPHGSFVEYMGHKNFMNLELPSFGNRNVLEWESDRNKERQWLEGAGISMPKNIDDPRDINFPVMVKYHGAKGGRGFFVAKNKAEFYQRLDESQPYTIQEFIVGTRYYLHYFYSPLPTKGYALSKGTLELMSMDRRVESNADEIFRLGSPRELEDAGVYPSFVVTGNIPLVARESLLPKIFELGEQVVERSLDLFGGMIGPFCLETVCTDKLEFRIFEISARIVAGTNLYMSGSPYSELIGPNFSTGRRIAREIKKAVKYDKLEEVLS; from the coding sequence ATGAGTCCCGTCATCGCAAATATCCTCTCAGGATACGACAGGGACAACCTCACAATAGCAACCGTTACCAGCCACACCAGTTTGCAGATATTCGACGGCGCGCGCAAGGAAGGCTTAAAGACCATTGGCATCTGCATTGGCAAACCCCCTAAATTCTATGACGCTTTTCCCCTGGCCAAACCCGATGAGTTCCTGGTCGTTGATAACTATGCCAACATCCTGGATGTCGCCCCGGAACTGGCAGCAAAGAACGCCATCGTTATCCCCCACGGTTCATTCGTGGAATATATGGGTCATAAGAACTTCATGAACCTGGAACTGCCATCCTTTGGCAACCGCAATGTACTGGAATGGGAGTCTGACCGCAACAAGGAGCGCCAGTGGCTGGAAGGCGCCGGCATATCAATGCCAAAAAATATAGACGACCCCAGGGATATCAATTTTCCGGTCATGGTAAAATACCACGGTGCCAAGGGTGGCAGGGGCTTCTTTGTGGCCAAGAACAAAGCAGAATTCTACCAGCGTCTGGACGAGTCTCAACCCTACACCATCCAGGAGTTCATAGTGGGGACCCGCTATTACCTGCACTACTTCTATTCACCTTTACCCACGAAGGGATATGCCCTGAGCAAAGGCACCCTTGAACTTATGAGCATGGACCGGCGCGTGGAATCAAATGCAGACGAGATATTCAGGCTGGGCTCGCCCCGTGAACTTGAGGACGCAGGCGTATATCCCTCCTTCGTGGTCACAGGTAATATACCTCTGGTCGCGCGCGAATCCCTGTTACCCAAGATATTTGAGCTGGGAGAGCAGGTGGTGGAGAGGTCCCTTGACCTGTTCGGCGGTATGATAGGACCGTTCTGCCTTGAGACCGTATGTACCGATAAACTGGAATTCCGCATCTTCGAGATATCGGCGCGTATCGTAGCAGGTACTAACCTGTACATGTCAGGTTCACCCTACTCTGAGCTTATCGGACCCAACTTTTCAACGGGCCGCAGGATAGCCAGGGAGATAAAGAAGGCAGTGAAGTATGACAAACTTGAAGAGGTTCTGTCTTGA
- a CDS encoding NAD(P)/FAD-dependent oxidoreductase — MFAAHELPGRDLSICIIEQGQDIFTRTCDMAMISRCTHCEPCAIMCGVGGAGTFSDGTLNLRPDIGGDLSEFTHDRDAAWALVDEVDRIFLHYGAPEALNRPDNSEIECLKRRAASAGARFVDIPQRHIGSDRTPELIKKIKDHLVGEGIHFMLETTVTDLVVNEGQCTGVVLKDGSTVEAKTVLLAPGRVGASWVDEMVKRHSIRARYAGIDIGVRVEVPAIIMEPVTAINRDPKFHIMSRKYDDFVRTFCTNHHGFVVKEEYEGFIATNGHSMKDARSDNTNFAFLVRIELTHPIENTTRYGRSVAKLATTIGGGKPVLQRMGDLRRGRRSTTERIRRNPVTNTLKDVTPGDISMAMPHRIVMDIIEGLEVLNQIIPGVASDSTLLYAPEIKFYAMRLEVDRQMMTSIKGLYAAGDGAGLSRDIVNAAATGILAARGITNNQ, encoded by the coding sequence ATGTTTGCGGCGCATGAACTGCCGGGTCGGGACCTTTCAATATGTATCATCGAACAGGGGCAGGATATATTCACCCGCACATGTGACATGGCCATGATTAGCAGGTGTACCCACTGCGAACCCTGTGCTATCATGTGCGGTGTGGGGGGCGCCGGAACTTTCAGCGATGGCACGCTAAACCTGAGACCCGATATCGGCGGCGACCTGAGCGAGTTTACCCATGACCGGGATGCGGCCTGGGCACTGGTGGATGAGGTAGACCGGATATTTTTACACTATGGCGCACCTGAAGCACTGAACAGGCCGGACAATAGCGAGATAGAGTGTCTGAAACGCAGGGCCGCCTCTGCCGGTGCCAGGTTCGTAGATATCCCCCAGCGGCACATAGGTTCTGACAGGACACCTGAACTTATAAAAAAAATAAAAGACCACCTGGTTGGGGAAGGTATCCATTTCATGCTTGAAACCACCGTCACCGACCTGGTGGTAAACGAAGGGCAGTGTACCGGTGTGGTACTCAAAGACGGGAGCACTGTTGAGGCAAAGACCGTCCTGCTCGCTCCGGGACGGGTGGGTGCATCCTGGGTGGACGAGATGGTGAAACGTCACAGTATCCGCGCCCGTTATGCTGGTATCGATATCGGGGTCAGGGTGGAAGTCCCGGCTATTATAATGGAACCGGTGACCGCTATAAACCGCGACCCCAAGTTCCATATCATGAGTCGCAAATACGATGACTTTGTCAGGACCTTTTGCACCAACCATCACGGTTTTGTGGTCAAGGAAGAATATGAAGGATTCATAGCCACGAACGGGCACTCAATGAAGGATGCCCGTTCAGATAATACTAACTTCGCTTTCCTGGTACGCATTGAACTCACCCACCCCATAGAGAACACTACCAGGTACGGCCGTTCGGTCGCCAAACTGGCCACCACTATTGGCGGAGGTAAACCTGTGCTGCAGCGCATGGGCGACCTGCGCCGGGGCCGGCGCTCTACAACGGAACGCATCAGGCGAAATCCTGTCACCAATACCCTGAAGGATGTAACGCCCGGTGATATCAGCATGGCAATGCCCCACCGCATCGTTATGGACATCATTGAGGGTTTGGAAGTACTCAACCAGATAATCCCGGGCGTTGCATCTGATTCAACGCTGCTCTATGCCCCCGAGATAAAGTTCTATGCCATGCGCCTGGAAGTGGACCGGCAGATGATGACAAGCATTAAGGGACTGTATGCTGCAGGGGACGGGGCCGGGCTGTCCAGGGACATCGTGAACGCAGCGGCCACAGGCATACTGGCCGCCCGCGGGATAACAAATAACCAGTAG
- a CDS encoding Xaa-Pro peptidase family protein — MDLKEFLGHEWVDAYLMHSNSTYSADMYYTTRFLAGDAFTYLNCGHEVLMVSGMEKGRAEKESGIADIRSSSDYGLKEEAKAYKDSGEAYCRVLARLLKDEGLHKVAVPRDFPVFYADCLERAGFQITCVKSPVIEQREIKTEGEIQAITTAQRACEQATARAVEVISKAETVNGELMTKGKPLTSEAVRAVIHHSLLDAGCEADSTIVACGPRSSDPHWQGEGVLMADLPIVLDVFPRHAVHRYYSDMSRTVIRGEPDPTIVEMHQAVLSAQEAAFGLIGPGVNGSEVHQAVCDTFTDAGFSVGDGEGFIHSTGHGVGLDVHERPGLGLQDVVLEAGNVVTVEPGLYYRDVGGVRVEDIVVVTASGCKNLTTFDKNLRI, encoded by the coding sequence ATGGATCTTAAAGAGTTCCTTGGACACGAGTGGGTCGACGCTTACCTGATGCATTCCAACAGCACCTACAGTGCTGATATGTATTACACGACCCGGTTCTTGGCAGGCGATGCCTTCACTTACCTTAATTGTGGCCATGAGGTGCTGATGGTCTCAGGCATGGAAAAAGGGCGGGCTGAAAAAGAATCCGGGATAGCTGATATCAGGTCATCTTCGGATTACGGTCTCAAGGAAGAAGCAAAAGCGTACAAGGACAGCGGAGAGGCATACTGCAGAGTGCTCGCACGGCTCCTTAAGGACGAAGGATTGCACAAAGTGGCTGTACCCAGGGATTTCCCCGTGTTCTATGCCGACTGCCTCGAAAGGGCAGGATTCCAAATAACCTGTGTCAAAAGCCCTGTCATAGAACAGAGAGAGATAAAGACCGAAGGTGAGATACAGGCAATAACCACTGCCCAGCGCGCCTGTGAACAGGCTACTGCAAGGGCAGTTGAAGTCATAAGTAAGGCAGAAACCGTAAACGGTGAACTGATGACAAAAGGTAAACCTTTAACGTCTGAAGCTGTAAGGGCAGTCATACACCACTCCCTGCTGGATGCGGGATGTGAAGCCGATAGTACCATTGTTGCATGCGGTCCCCGCAGTTCCGACCCGCACTGGCAAGGTGAAGGCGTGCTGATGGCTGACCTGCCCATTGTGCTGGACGTGTTTCCCAGGCACGCGGTACACAGGTATTACAGCGACATGAGCCGCACCGTTATCAGGGGCGAGCCGGACCCTACGATAGTTGAAATGCACCAGGCTGTGCTCTCGGCGCAGGAAGCTGCATTTGGCCTCATAGGACCAGGGGTAAACGGCAGTGAGGTACACCAGGCAGTTTGCGATACCTTCACCGATGCAGGATTCTCTGTAGGAGACGGGGAAGGATTCATCCATTCCACAGGCCACGGCGTGGGTCTTGATGTCCATGAACGGCCAGGGCTTGGCCTGCAGGATGTGGTACTGGAAGCAGGGAACGTGGTCACTGTCGAACCTGGACTTTACTACAGGGACGTGGGTGGTGTGAGGGTCGAAGACATTGTCGTGGTCACTGCAAGTGGATGCAAGAACTTAACTACATTTGACAAGAATCTACGGATATAA
- the map gene encoding type II methionyl aminopeptidase translates to MLEDIDQIIEKYVTAGKILSQVREKTARQVTVGANLYDVARFGEDMIREQGGEPAFPINISCNEEAAHATPKKDDTAVFGEDMVKLDIGVHVDGFIADTAKTVDLSGNPELVEAAEAALEAAIKAIHAGINTAELGLIINDTITGFGYKPVANLTGHGLAQYMQHVPPSIPNIPIDKGVALEVGQVVAIEPFATNGQGYVTEGASTEIYHIVGTRPIRAPAARVLLKEIEAYQTLPFAKRWLSSKHLDFALLQLEKNGNISSYPVLKEEKGALVSQAEHTVIVEEDGCKVITR, encoded by the coding sequence ATGCTGGAAGATATCGACCAGATCATTGAGAAATATGTAACCGCAGGGAAGATACTGTCACAGGTAAGGGAAAAGACAGCCAGACAGGTCACCGTTGGCGCAAACCTGTATGATGTGGCTCGATTTGGCGAGGACATGATACGCGAGCAGGGCGGTGAACCTGCTTTTCCCATAAACATTTCCTGTAACGAGGAAGCAGCTCATGCCACACCCAAAAAGGATGATACGGCGGTGTTCGGTGAGGATATGGTCAAACTGGACATTGGGGTGCATGTTGACGGTTTCATCGCAGATACTGCAAAAACCGTTGACCTCTCAGGCAATCCTGAACTGGTGGAAGCAGCCGAGGCTGCCCTTGAAGCCGCTATCAAGGCCATACATGCCGGAATCAACACTGCAGAGCTTGGATTGATAATCAATGATACTATTACCGGGTTCGGGTATAAGCCAGTAGCCAACCTGACCGGACACGGCCTGGCCCAGTACATGCAACATGTCCCGCCCAGCATTCCCAATATCCCTATTGATAAAGGGGTCGCTCTTGAGGTTGGACAGGTTGTAGCTATTGAACCCTTTGCCACGAACGGCCAGGGGTACGTGACCGAAGGTGCCAGCACAGAGATATATCACATTGTTGGTACCAGGCCTATCCGTGCACCTGCAGCCAGGGTTTTGCTCAAAGAGATCGAAGCATACCAGACCCTACCCTTTGCCAAACGCTGGCTCAGCTCAAAGCACCTGGATTTTGCACTGCTCCAGCTGGAAAAGAACGGAAACATCTCGTCATATCCGGTACTGAAAGAGGAAAAAGGGGCTTTGGTCTCCCAGGCAGAACATACCGTCATCGTGGAAGAGGACGGCTGTAAAGTGATCACCCGATAA
- the aglJ gene encoding S-layer glycoprotein N-glycosyltransferase AglJ, with the protein MNSTIHPEDVCIFIPTLNESHTIGGLIHEFKSLGFSNILVMDGHSKDNTADIARKAGAHVVMQTGKGKGQAVIQAFDTIDSPYIIMIDGDGTYLPDEVNRFIEAFEQGAGHIIGDRFANPGKGAFTKLNSMGNRILNKMFGFAYGEWLSDILSGYRGFTRETISRLVLNQTGFEIETEMTVECVRNEVDIRVVPITYLARADDAAATKLNPLTDGLRIGRTIFNMAKMNNPLFYFSVMGGVTVFIGFIVGIYVVNEWLANVNHVLLALLTTLIIMSGLQMFIFAMMGDLIVSLHKETMRALRKYKE; encoded by the coding sequence ATGAACAGTACCATACATCCTGAAGACGTTTGCATTTTTATTCCCACATTGAACGAATCCCACACCATAGGCGGTCTTATTCACGAATTCAAGTCACTGGGGTTTTCCAATATCCTGGTCATGGACGGCCACAGCAAAGACAATACAGCCGACATTGCCAGGAAAGCAGGCGCTCATGTGGTGATGCAGACCGGTAAGGGAAAAGGGCAGGCAGTGATACAGGCTTTTGATACTATCGACAGCCCTTACATTATCATGATAGACGGCGATGGTACATACCTGCCTGATGAGGTGAACCGTTTTATTGAAGCTTTTGAGCAGGGTGCCGGACACATTATCGGTGACCGTTTCGCTAATCCGGGTAAAGGTGCCTTTACGAAGCTAAATTCCATGGGGAACAGGATACTGAACAAAATGTTCGGGTTCGCATACGGGGAGTGGCTCTCAGACATTCTTTCAGGATACAGGGGATTTACCCGCGAGACGATATCCAGGCTGGTATTGAACCAGACCGGGTTTGAGATAGAGACTGAGATGACCGTGGAATGTGTCAGGAATGAAGTTGATATACGAGTGGTTCCTATTACTTACCTGGCAAGGGCAGATGATGCTGCGGCAACAAAATTAAATCCCCTTACAGATGGGCTCAGGATAGGGAGGACGATATTCAATATGGCAAAGATGAACAACCCTTTGTTTTATTTTAGTGTAATGGGTGGAGTAACCGTTTTTATTGGATTTATAGTGGGAATCTATGTAGTAAATGAATGGCTTGCCAATGTTAATCATGTCCTGCTGGCATTACTGACAACACTTATTATCATGAGCGGCCTGCAGATGTTCATATTTGCCATGATGGGGGACCTGATAGTATCCCTCCATAAAGAGACCATGAGGGCTTTGAGGAAGTACAAGGAATAA